In Erigeron canadensis isolate Cc75 chromosome 7, C_canadensis_v1, whole genome shotgun sequence, one DNA window encodes the following:
- the LOC122607259 gene encoding uncharacterized protein LOC122607259: protein MALMKFAFFFLTLSALFEAYHARHLKDASKGVIQMITSREVYKSKAYGRVAKVPPPPKVAPSKGEDTYSRDSPKAPPQLVQTNCGGYNLKGLDDAPPDVEKTLLQKESSASLTLPEGQTSYITYNLKGPNDLKGPNDAPSDVEKTPPQKESFASLTLPEGQTSYITYNLKGPNDAPSDVEKTPPQKESSASLTLSEGQTSYITYNLKGPNDLKGPNDAPSDVEKTPPQKESSTSLTLPEGQTSYITYNLKGPNDAPSDVEKTPPQKESSTSLTLPEGQTSYITYNLNGPNDLKGPSDAPSDVEKTPPQKESSTSLTLPEGQTSYITYNLKGPNDLKGPDDAPSESEKTPSQREPSASITLPQGQTNYITYNLKGPNDAPSDVEKTFGRYNSKTKPPTSITASRVHANCDCRYNLKGPNDAPSDVEKTFGRDNPNRSSSDKGQIFSYYLNSYVMRLLNIWS, encoded by the exons ATGGCCCTCATGAAATTTGCTTTCTTTTTCCTAACTCTCTCTGCTCTTTTTGAAGCATATCATGCTCGACATTTAAAAG ATGCATCTAAAGGAGTAATTCAGATGATAACAAGCAGAGAAGTATACAAGAGCAAGGCTTATGGTCGAGTCGCAAAAGTACCACCACCGCCAAAAGTAGCACCATCTAAAGGCGAGGATACTTATAGCCGGGATAGCCCAAAAGCACCACCGCAACTAGTCCAAACTAATTGCGGTGGATACAATCTTAAGGGACTAGATGATGCACCCCCTGACGTTGAGAAAACACTACTACAAAAAGAGTCATCGGCATCACTAACACTACCAGAAGGTCAAACTAGTTATATCACATACAACCTTAAGGGACCAAATGACCTTAAGGGACCAAATGATGCACCCTCTGACGTTGAGAAAACACCACCACAAAAAGAGTCATTCGCATCACTAACACTACCAGAAGGTCAAACTAGTTATATCACATACAACCTTAAGGGACCAAATGATGCACCCTCTGACGTTGAGAAAACACCACCACAAAAAGAGTCATCCGCATCACTAACACTATCAGAAGGTCAAACTAGTTATATCACATACAATCTTAAGGGACCAAATGACCTTAAGGGACCAAATGATGCACCTTCTGACGTTGAGAAAACACCACCACAAAAAGAGTCATCGACATCACTAACACTACCAGAAGGTCAAACTAGTTATATCACATACAACCTTAAGGGACCAAATGATGCACCCTCTGATGTTGAGAAAACACCACCACAAAAAGAGTCATCGACATCACTAACACTACCAGAAGGTCAAACTAGTTATATCACATACAATCTTAATGGACCAAATGACCTTAAGGGACCAAGTGATGCACCTTCTGACGTTGAGAAAACACCACCACAAAAAGAGTCATCGACATCACTAACACTACCAGAAGGTCAAACTAGTTATATCACATACAATCTTAAGGGGCCAAATGACCTTAAGGGACCAGATGATGCACCCTCTGAAAGCGAGAAAACACCGTCACAAAGAGAGCCATCGGCATCAATAACACTACCACAAGGCCAAACTAATTATATTACATACAACCTTAAGGGACCAAATGATGCACCCTCTGATGTTGAGAAAACTTTTGGTCGATATAACTCCAAAACAAAACCACCAACATCCATCACAGCATCACGAGTCCATGCTAATTGTGACTGTCGATACAATCTTAAGGGACCAAATGATGCACCCTCTGACGTTGAGAAAACTTTTGGTCGAGATAACCCAAATAGATCGTCATCGGATAAAGGCCAAATTTTCTCTTACTATCTCAATTCATATGTCATGAGGCTACTTAACATTTGGAGTTGA
- the LOC122606811 gene encoding uncharacterized protein LOC122606811 isoform X3, whose amino-acid sequence MLGSSRTNEKGKGPAYANIKIEEVDDFPNSIDTNVQAASGMNFGDGNFDGDDFDFLKITDDMLLSIPDWEDIHQSVPQGIPESIGITNPNSFENPKINPSPNTANMDIQGVSLLPEWNMGWGQQCIDQGQRPTSAGYISTFGEESSFGNSNRAQVVRDFSSSSFRFQPTEIAAHTRTNVNFDSSQCGVQGKVGGTFLSLGIGGDVEAISRAQSDNKKISNKLKEAASAELKYARARHLATQTLDADFMGFQRNISGISNQFSNVDQMKLTTNETGVHSTLSSGMGSNELKIALARQVTGQPLDADSMGFQRNHNGSSNQFIHVDGMRSSENGVGVHSTLNRGMGSSPHHILQMQQNAMQHGRNISSVNLNDYRAFLGNQAVHSGTPEGNLTRSYNSRQHNLNRFSKPEFVKPSWLASCMLSEQPQNIRSRTTNSLSSESSMNSTQLNNAGQFISQNAMPTPLLSQRTAAPQVSWVGSGPASIDEPFPKRLGVEFSGRISPQAARRHFSPVGTSLQATSTGQHISQHVTQRIPAPWLGGGLNSSGEQLPQSLGFEFSGKNSFQAAQRHLSSVGTSLQATSTGQICEYPDKGSICLPEHVVRPSTGRVDGAPINFSLNYQQPFIAHGQSQVAMTQLPMDPRGAALANASTVRPHLKRTAAVPHQASDWVQRQRIRHPTIHHSVPKQSMTVHHRHNLLVL is encoded by the exons ATGTTGGGGAGTAGCAGAACAAATGAAAAGGGGAAGGGACCTGCTTATGCGAATATAAAAATCGAAGAAGTTGATGATTTTCCGAACAGCATTGATACGAATGTACAGGCGGCTAGTGGTATGAATTTTGGTGATGGAAATTTTGACGGAGACgattttgattttctaaaaattaCTGACGATATGTTGCTCTCAATTCCCGATTGGGAGGATATTCATCAGTCTGTTCCCCAAGGGATACCCGAAAGTATTGGAATAACAAACCCTAATAGCTTTGAGAATCCCAAAATTAACCCGAGTCCAAATACCGCAAATATGGATATCCAAGGAGTTTCATTATTACCTGAATGGAATATGGGGTGGGGTCAACAATGTATAGACCAAGGGCAGAGACCAACGTCTGCTGGTTATATTAGCACATTTGGTGAAGAATCAAGTTTTGGAAATTCTAATAGAGCACAAGTAGTTAGAGATTTTAGTAGTTCATCTTTTAGATTTCAGCCTACAGAGATTGCTGCACATACTCGAACCAATGTCAATTTTGATAGCAGTCAATGTGGGGTTCAAGGGAAGGTTGGGGGTACTTTTTTGAGCCTGGGAATTGGTGGGGATGTAGAAGCGATTTCTAGAGCTCAATCGGATAACAAAAAGATATCCAACAAACTAAAAGAAGCAGCTTCAGCTGAGTTAAAGTATGCTCGTGCTCGTCATCTTGCAACTCAAACTTTAGATGCTGATTTTATGGGTTTTCAAAGAAACATTAGTGGCATTTCTAATCAGTTTAGCAATGTGGATCAAATGAAGTTAACAACCAATGAGACTGGAGTTCATAGTACTCTAAGTAGTGGGATGGGTTCAAATGAGTTAAAGATAGCTCTTGCTCGTCAAGTTACTGGTCAACCTTTAGACGCTGATTCTATGGGTTTTCAGAGAAACCATAATGGCTCCTCTAATCAATTTATTCATGTGGATGGAATGAGATCAAGTGAAAATGGTGTTGGAGTACATAGTACTCTAAATAGGGGGATGGGTTCTAGCCCTCATCATATTTTACAAATGCAACAAAATGCTATGCAGCATGGCAGGAATATAAGTTCTGTTAATTTGAATGATTATAGAGCGTTTTTAGGTAATCAAGCTGTGCATTCAGGAACTCCTGAGGGGAATTTGACTCGGTCCTATAATTCCCGTCAACACAACTTGAATCGTTTTTCTAAGCCAGAATTTGTCAAGCCTTCATGGTTGGCCTCTTGTATGCTTTCCGAGCAGCCACAAAATATTCGTTCAAGAACCACCAACAGCCTATCATCAGAAAGTTCCATGAATTCTACTCAGCTGAATAATGCAG GACAATTTATATCACAAAATGCCATGCCTACCCCTCTGTTATCCCAGAGGACAGCTGCCCCCCAAGTATCTTGGGTCGGTAGTGGTCCAGCCTCCATTGATGAACCTTTTCCCAAAAGGCTGGGAGTTGAGTTTAGTGGGAGAATTAGCCCTCAAGCTGCTCGGAGACATTTTTCTCCCGTGGGAACAAGCTTGCAGGCAACTAGTACAG GACAACATATCTCACAACACGTCACTCAGAGGATACCAGCTCCTTGGCTCGGCGGTGGGTTAAACTCCAGTGGCGAACAATTACCCCAAAGTCTGGGGTTTGAGTTCAGTGGGAAAAATAGCTTTCAAGCTGCTCAGAGACATTTATCTTCTGTGGGCACAAGCTTGCAGGCAACTAGTACAG GTCAGATATGTGAATATCCAGACAAAGGATCCATTTGCCTGCCGGAACATGTTGTTCGACCTTCTACCG GTCGAGTTGATGGAGCACCCATTAATTTCTCGTTGAATTATCAACAGCCATTTATTGCTCATG GTCAATCTCAAGTTGCAATGACTCAGCTTCCTATGGATCCTCGAGGAGCAGCTCTAGCCAATG CTTCAACTGTTAGGCCACATCTGAAGAGAACTGCAGCTGTACCCCATCAAGCTTCCGATTGGGTTCAGCGTCAGAGAATACGACATCCAACCATTCATCATTCTGTGCCAAAGCAATCCATGACT GTGCATCACAGACACAACCTGCTGGTTCTGTAG
- the LOC122606811 gene encoding uncharacterized protein LOC122606811 isoform X1 — translation MLGSSRTNEKGKGPAYANIKIEEVDDFPNSIDTNVQAASGMNFGDGNFDGDDFDFLKITDDMLLSIPDWEDIHQSVPQGIPESIGITNPNSFENPKINPSPNTANMDIQGVSLLPEWNMGWGQQCIDQGQRPTSAGYISTFGEESSFGNSNRAQVVRDFSSSSFRFQPTEIAAHTRTNVNFDSSQCGVQGKVGGTFLSLGIGGDVEAISRAQSDNKKISNKLKEAASAELKYARARHLATQTLDADFMGFQRNISGISNQFSNVDQMKLTTNETGVHSTLSSGMGSNELKIALARQVTGQPLDADSMGFQRNHNGSSNQFIHVDGMRSSENGVGVHSTLNRGMGSSPHHILQMQQNAMQHGRNISSVNLNDYRAFLGNQAVHSGTPEGNLTRSYNSRQHNLNRFSKPEFVKPSWLASCMLSEQPQNIRSRTTNSLSSESSMNSTQLNNAGQFISQNAMPTPLLSQRTAAPQVSWVGSGPASIDEPFPKRLGVEFSGRISPQAARRHFSPVGTSLQATSTGQHISQHVTQRIPAPWLGGGLNSSGEQLPQSLGFEFSGKNSFQAAQRHLSSVGTSLQATSTGQICEYPDKGSICLPEHVVRPSTGRVDGAPINFSLNYQQPFIAHGQSQVAMTQLPMDPRGAALANASTVRPHLKRTAAVPHQASDWVQRQRIRHPTIHHSVPKQSMTVRPIHQSMLNPSSTVRTNPVTTAHVHRFMPGASQTQPAGSVAGRVAPRMHPSIPPHFRPRVPVATAPAVSHVKWTDPDATPKMTGYKCLLCKRDLALTSEGAVFQPAAPPPVAVLPCGHTFHDQCLENITPKDQAKDPPCIPCAIGEN, via the exons ATGTTGGGGAGTAGCAGAACAAATGAAAAGGGGAAGGGACCTGCTTATGCGAATATAAAAATCGAAGAAGTTGATGATTTTCCGAACAGCATTGATACGAATGTACAGGCGGCTAGTGGTATGAATTTTGGTGATGGAAATTTTGACGGAGACgattttgattttctaaaaattaCTGACGATATGTTGCTCTCAATTCCCGATTGGGAGGATATTCATCAGTCTGTTCCCCAAGGGATACCCGAAAGTATTGGAATAACAAACCCTAATAGCTTTGAGAATCCCAAAATTAACCCGAGTCCAAATACCGCAAATATGGATATCCAAGGAGTTTCATTATTACCTGAATGGAATATGGGGTGGGGTCAACAATGTATAGACCAAGGGCAGAGACCAACGTCTGCTGGTTATATTAGCACATTTGGTGAAGAATCAAGTTTTGGAAATTCTAATAGAGCACAAGTAGTTAGAGATTTTAGTAGTTCATCTTTTAGATTTCAGCCTACAGAGATTGCTGCACATACTCGAACCAATGTCAATTTTGATAGCAGTCAATGTGGGGTTCAAGGGAAGGTTGGGGGTACTTTTTTGAGCCTGGGAATTGGTGGGGATGTAGAAGCGATTTCTAGAGCTCAATCGGATAACAAAAAGATATCCAACAAACTAAAAGAAGCAGCTTCAGCTGAGTTAAAGTATGCTCGTGCTCGTCATCTTGCAACTCAAACTTTAGATGCTGATTTTATGGGTTTTCAAAGAAACATTAGTGGCATTTCTAATCAGTTTAGCAATGTGGATCAAATGAAGTTAACAACCAATGAGACTGGAGTTCATAGTACTCTAAGTAGTGGGATGGGTTCAAATGAGTTAAAGATAGCTCTTGCTCGTCAAGTTACTGGTCAACCTTTAGACGCTGATTCTATGGGTTTTCAGAGAAACCATAATGGCTCCTCTAATCAATTTATTCATGTGGATGGAATGAGATCAAGTGAAAATGGTGTTGGAGTACATAGTACTCTAAATAGGGGGATGGGTTCTAGCCCTCATCATATTTTACAAATGCAACAAAATGCTATGCAGCATGGCAGGAATATAAGTTCTGTTAATTTGAATGATTATAGAGCGTTTTTAGGTAATCAAGCTGTGCATTCAGGAACTCCTGAGGGGAATTTGACTCGGTCCTATAATTCCCGTCAACACAACTTGAATCGTTTTTCTAAGCCAGAATTTGTCAAGCCTTCATGGTTGGCCTCTTGTATGCTTTCCGAGCAGCCACAAAATATTCGTTCAAGAACCACCAACAGCCTATCATCAGAAAGTTCCATGAATTCTACTCAGCTGAATAATGCAG GACAATTTATATCACAAAATGCCATGCCTACCCCTCTGTTATCCCAGAGGACAGCTGCCCCCCAAGTATCTTGGGTCGGTAGTGGTCCAGCCTCCATTGATGAACCTTTTCCCAAAAGGCTGGGAGTTGAGTTTAGTGGGAGAATTAGCCCTCAAGCTGCTCGGAGACATTTTTCTCCCGTGGGAACAAGCTTGCAGGCAACTAGTACAG GACAACATATCTCACAACACGTCACTCAGAGGATACCAGCTCCTTGGCTCGGCGGTGGGTTAAACTCCAGTGGCGAACAATTACCCCAAAGTCTGGGGTTTGAGTTCAGTGGGAAAAATAGCTTTCAAGCTGCTCAGAGACATTTATCTTCTGTGGGCACAAGCTTGCAGGCAACTAGTACAG GTCAGATATGTGAATATCCAGACAAAGGATCCATTTGCCTGCCGGAACATGTTGTTCGACCTTCTACCG GTCGAGTTGATGGAGCACCCATTAATTTCTCGTTGAATTATCAACAGCCATTTATTGCTCATG GTCAATCTCAAGTTGCAATGACTCAGCTTCCTATGGATCCTCGAGGAGCAGCTCTAGCCAATG CTTCAACTGTTAGGCCACATCTGAAGAGAACTGCAGCTGTACCCCATCAAGCTTCCGATTGGGTTCAGCGTCAGAGAATACGACATCCAACCATTCATCATTCTGTGCCAAAGCAATCCATGACTGTGCGACCCATTCATCAATCTATGCTCAATCCATCCTCCACAGTTCGTACTAATCCGGTAACAACTGCTCATGTTCATCGTTTTATGCCAGGTGCATCACAGACACAACCTGCTGGTTCTGTAGCAGGTCGTGTTGCTCCTCGTATGCATCCTTCTATACCACCACATTTTAGACCTCGTGTTCCTGTAGCAACTGCTCCTGCTGTTTCTCATGTTAAATGGACAG ATCCTGATGCAACTCCTAAAATGACTGGATACAAGTGTCTTCTATGCAAGAGGGACCTTGCTTTAACGTCAGAAGGTGCCGTATTTCAACCTGCTGCACCACCACCAGTTGCGGTTCTTCCTTGTGGACATACATTTCACGATCAATGTTTGGAAAATATCACTCCTAAAGATCAGGCGAAAGATCCTCCATGCATTCCTTGCGCAATCGGCGAAAATTAG
- the LOC122606811 gene encoding uncharacterized protein LOC122606811 isoform X2 translates to MLGSSRTNEKGKGPAYANIKIEEVDDFPNSIDTNVQAASGMNFGDGNFDGDDFDFLKITDDMLLSIPDWEDIHQSVPQGIPESIGITNPNSFENPKINPSPNTANMDIQGVSLLPEWNMGWGQQCIDQGQRPTSAGYISTFGEESSFGNSNRAQVVRDFSSSSFRFQPTEIAAHTRTNVNFDSSQCGVQGKVGGTFLSLGIGGDVEAISRAQSDNKKISNKLKEAASAELKYARARHLATQTLDADFMGFQRNISGISNQFSNVDQMKLTTNETGVHSTLSSGMGSNELKIALARQVTGQPLDADSMGFQRNHNGSSNQFIHVDGMRSSENGVGVHSTLNRGMGSSPHHILQMQQNAMQHGRNISSVNLNDYRAFLGNQAVHSGTPEGNLTRSYNSRQHNLNRFSKPEFVKPSWLASCMLSEQPQNIRSRTTNSLSSESSMNSTQLNNAGQFISQNAMPTPLLSQRTAAPQVSWVGSGPASIDEPFPKRLGVEFSGRISPQAARRHFSPVGTSLQATSTGQHISQHVTQRIPAPWLGGGLNSSGEQLPQSLGFEFSGKNSFQAAQRHLSSVGTSLQATSTGQICEYPDKGSICLPEHVVRPSTGQSQVAMTQLPMDPRGAALANASTVRPHLKRTAAVPHQASDWVQRQRIRHPTIHHSVPKQSMTVRPIHQSMLNPSSTVRTNPVTTAHVHRFMPGASQTQPAGSVAGRVAPRMHPSIPPHFRPRVPVATAPAVSHVKWTDPDATPKMTGYKCLLCKRDLALTSEGAVFQPAAPPPVAVLPCGHTFHDQCLENITPKDQAKDPPCIPCAIGEN, encoded by the exons ATGTTGGGGAGTAGCAGAACAAATGAAAAGGGGAAGGGACCTGCTTATGCGAATATAAAAATCGAAGAAGTTGATGATTTTCCGAACAGCATTGATACGAATGTACAGGCGGCTAGTGGTATGAATTTTGGTGATGGAAATTTTGACGGAGACgattttgattttctaaaaattaCTGACGATATGTTGCTCTCAATTCCCGATTGGGAGGATATTCATCAGTCTGTTCCCCAAGGGATACCCGAAAGTATTGGAATAACAAACCCTAATAGCTTTGAGAATCCCAAAATTAACCCGAGTCCAAATACCGCAAATATGGATATCCAAGGAGTTTCATTATTACCTGAATGGAATATGGGGTGGGGTCAACAATGTATAGACCAAGGGCAGAGACCAACGTCTGCTGGTTATATTAGCACATTTGGTGAAGAATCAAGTTTTGGAAATTCTAATAGAGCACAAGTAGTTAGAGATTTTAGTAGTTCATCTTTTAGATTTCAGCCTACAGAGATTGCTGCACATACTCGAACCAATGTCAATTTTGATAGCAGTCAATGTGGGGTTCAAGGGAAGGTTGGGGGTACTTTTTTGAGCCTGGGAATTGGTGGGGATGTAGAAGCGATTTCTAGAGCTCAATCGGATAACAAAAAGATATCCAACAAACTAAAAGAAGCAGCTTCAGCTGAGTTAAAGTATGCTCGTGCTCGTCATCTTGCAACTCAAACTTTAGATGCTGATTTTATGGGTTTTCAAAGAAACATTAGTGGCATTTCTAATCAGTTTAGCAATGTGGATCAAATGAAGTTAACAACCAATGAGACTGGAGTTCATAGTACTCTAAGTAGTGGGATGGGTTCAAATGAGTTAAAGATAGCTCTTGCTCGTCAAGTTACTGGTCAACCTTTAGACGCTGATTCTATGGGTTTTCAGAGAAACCATAATGGCTCCTCTAATCAATTTATTCATGTGGATGGAATGAGATCAAGTGAAAATGGTGTTGGAGTACATAGTACTCTAAATAGGGGGATGGGTTCTAGCCCTCATCATATTTTACAAATGCAACAAAATGCTATGCAGCATGGCAGGAATATAAGTTCTGTTAATTTGAATGATTATAGAGCGTTTTTAGGTAATCAAGCTGTGCATTCAGGAACTCCTGAGGGGAATTTGACTCGGTCCTATAATTCCCGTCAACACAACTTGAATCGTTTTTCTAAGCCAGAATTTGTCAAGCCTTCATGGTTGGCCTCTTGTATGCTTTCCGAGCAGCCACAAAATATTCGTTCAAGAACCACCAACAGCCTATCATCAGAAAGTTCCATGAATTCTACTCAGCTGAATAATGCAG GACAATTTATATCACAAAATGCCATGCCTACCCCTCTGTTATCCCAGAGGACAGCTGCCCCCCAAGTATCTTGGGTCGGTAGTGGTCCAGCCTCCATTGATGAACCTTTTCCCAAAAGGCTGGGAGTTGAGTTTAGTGGGAGAATTAGCCCTCAAGCTGCTCGGAGACATTTTTCTCCCGTGGGAACAAGCTTGCAGGCAACTAGTACAG GACAACATATCTCACAACACGTCACTCAGAGGATACCAGCTCCTTGGCTCGGCGGTGGGTTAAACTCCAGTGGCGAACAATTACCCCAAAGTCTGGGGTTTGAGTTCAGTGGGAAAAATAGCTTTCAAGCTGCTCAGAGACATTTATCTTCTGTGGGCACAAGCTTGCAGGCAACTAGTACAG GTCAGATATGTGAATATCCAGACAAAGGATCCATTTGCCTGCCGGAACATGTTGTTCGACCTTCTACCG GTCAATCTCAAGTTGCAATGACTCAGCTTCCTATGGATCCTCGAGGAGCAGCTCTAGCCAATG CTTCAACTGTTAGGCCACATCTGAAGAGAACTGCAGCTGTACCCCATCAAGCTTCCGATTGGGTTCAGCGTCAGAGAATACGACATCCAACCATTCATCATTCTGTGCCAAAGCAATCCATGACTGTGCGACCCATTCATCAATCTATGCTCAATCCATCCTCCACAGTTCGTACTAATCCGGTAACAACTGCTCATGTTCATCGTTTTATGCCAGGTGCATCACAGACACAACCTGCTGGTTCTGTAGCAGGTCGTGTTGCTCCTCGTATGCATCCTTCTATACCACCACATTTTAGACCTCGTGTTCCTGTAGCAACTGCTCCTGCTGTTTCTCATGTTAAATGGACAG ATCCTGATGCAACTCCTAAAATGACTGGATACAAGTGTCTTCTATGCAAGAGGGACCTTGCTTTAACGTCAGAAGGTGCCGTATTTCAACCTGCTGCACCACCACCAGTTGCGGTTCTTCCTTGTGGACATACATTTCACGATCAATGTTTGGAAAATATCACTCCTAAAGATCAGGCGAAAGATCCTCCATGCATTCCTTGCGCAATCGGCGAAAATTAG